A DNA window from Oryctolagus cuniculus chromosome 21, mOryCun1.1, whole genome shotgun sequence contains the following coding sequences:
- the SMTN gene encoding smoothelin isoform X4, whose amino-acid sequence MADEALAGLDEGALRKLLEVTADLAERRRIRSAIRELQRQELEREEEALASKRFRAERQDNKENWLHSEQREAEQQAALARLAGQLESMNDVEELTTLLRGAAEYEERKLIRAAIRRVRAQEIEAATVAGRLCSGRPNSGSRDDGQGRAAAHRLERREVPERKEQEQQAEVLEPTPTPPEVISQDVTSVTLLLRAPAGGTPSSAASPDSSPPTASPEPPLEPAGPQCPAAEAPGSPEPPASPPRATASPEPQEPPASSGTERQVTNTLLPGPTEPPAAQGPARGPSDTKRSDPAGPRPCQRSLSVLSPRQPAQNREPTPLATGPSPFQRAGSVRDRVRKFTSDSPATARLQDGPPQAALGPQTPAKLLGPSLISTTPASSSSGSSSRSAGGNTSSRFSKEPRGIARPLAQLQSCPREEGPQGRGLAARSLENRAGGPGACSEEPSAPQPVAVGTAAEPGGSMKTTFTIEIKDGRGQASTGRVLLPTGNQRAELTLGLRAPPTLLSTSSGGKSTITHVSSPGTLTRLGSVTHVTSLSHASPGNRGGYSFKAAEDAGTPVAHPPAFSTRRRSSSGPTRSSSLMEPEPVEPPSVAVEAANGTEQTRMDKAPEGRTPLSAKELMAIEDEAVLDKMLDQTTDFEERKLIRAALRELRQRKRDQRDKEREQRLQEARARPGEGRGNTATETTTRHSQRAADGSAVSTVTKTERLVHSNDGTRTARTTTVESSFMRRSENGGGSTMVQTKTFSSSSSKKMGSIFDREDQSSPRPGSLAALEKRQAEKKKELMKAQSLPKTSASQARKAMIEKLEKEGAAGPGAPRAAVQRSTSFGVPNANSIKQMLLDWCRAKTRGYEHVDIQNFSSSWSDGMAFCALVHNFFPEAFDYAQLSPQNRRQNFEVAFSSAETHADCPQLLDTEDMVRLREPDWKCVYTYIQEFYRCLVQKGLVKTKKS is encoded by the exons ATGGCGGACGAAGCCTTAGCTGGGCTGGACGAGGGAGCCCTTCGGAAGCTG CTGGAGGTCACGGCAGATCTGGCGGAGCGGCGCCGCATCCGTTCGGCCATCCGAGAGCTGCAGCGGCAGGAGCTGGAGCGCGAGGAGGAGGCCCTGGCATCCAAGCGCTTCCGTGCCGAGCGGCAGGACAACAAGGAGAACTGGCTGCA CTCCGAGCAGCGGGAAGCTGAGCAGCAGGCCGCCCTGGCACGGCTGGCGGGACAGCTGGAGTCCATGAATGACGTGGAGGAACTGACCACGCTG CTGCGAGGTGCTGCGGAATACGAGGAACGCAAGTTGATCCGAGCTGCCATCCGCCGCGTCCGGGCTCAGGAGATCGAGG CTGCCACCGTGGCCGGGAGGTTGTGCAGCGGGCGTCCCAACAGCGGCTCGCGAGACGACGGCCAGGGACGGGCGGCGGCACACAGGCTCGAACGGCGTGAG GTGCCGGAGCGAAAGGAACAGGAGCAGCAAGCAGAGGTCCTAGAGCCAACCCCAACCCCCCCTGAGGTCATCAGCCAGGATGTGACCTCAGTGACACTCCTGCTGAGGGCCCCTGCCGGAGGCACACCCAGCTCAGCTGCCTCACCAGACAGCTCCCCCCCGACCGCCTCTCCCGAGCCTCCCCTGGAGCCTGCTGGGCCGCAGTGCCCCGCTGCTGAAGCTCCAGGCAGCCCTGAGCCACCCGCCAGCCCCCCCAGGGCCACCgccagccctgagccccaggagCCACCAGCCTCTTCTGGCACCGAGAGGCAGGTGACCAACACG ctcctgcctggtcccacagagccccctgctgcccagggccctgccagaGGCCCCTCCGACACAAAGAGATCAG ACCCAGCCGGACCCCGACCCTGCCAACGCTCCCTGTCCGTGCTCAGCCCCCGCCAGCCAGCCCAGAACCGAG AGCCCACCCCCCTTGCCACCGGACCTTCCCCGTTCCAGCGGGCTGGCTCTGTGCGGGACCGCGTCCGCAAGTTCACATCCGATTCTCCCGCGACTGCCAGGCTCCAGGACGGCCCACCCCAGGCTGCCCTTGGTCCCCAGACCCCTGCGAagctcctgggcccctccctcatcagcaccacccctgcctcctcctccagcgGCTCCTCCTCTCGGAGTGCCGGTGGCAACACCTCCTCCCGGTTCAGCAAGGAGCCACGAGGCATAGCTCGGCCCCTGGCCCAGCTTCAAAGCTGCCCCCGAGAGGAGGGCCCTCAGGGGCGGGGCTTGGCTGCCAGGTCCCTTGAAAACAGAGCAGGGGGGCCCGGGGCCTGCTCAGAGGAGCCCAGTGCCCCGCAGCCCGTGGCTGTCGGCACTGCTGCCGAGCCCGGGGGCAGTATGAAGACCACATTCACCATCGAGATCAAGGATGGCCGTGGCCAGGCCTCCACGGGCCGGGTCCTGCTGCCCACGGGCAACCAGAGGGCAG AACTGACGCTGGGGCTGCGGGCGCCCCCCACGCTCCTCAGCACCAGCAGTGGGGGCAAGAGCACCATCACCCACGTCAGCAGCCCCGGGACCCTGACCCGGCTGGGCAGTGTCACTCATGTCACCAGCCTCAGCCATGCCTCCCCCGGTAACCGAGGAGGCTACAGCTTCAAG gccgctGAGGATGCCGGGACCCCCGTGGCCCACCCGCCTGCCTTCAGCACCCGCCGCCGCTCCTCCAGCGGCCCCACCCGCAGCAGCAGTCTC atgGAGCCAGAGCCAGTGGAGCCCCCCTCCGTGGCCGTGGAAGCAGCCAATGGCACAGAGCAGACCCGGATGGACAAAGCACCAGAGGGGCGGACCCCACTGAGCGCCAAGGAGCTGATGGCTATCGAGGATGAAGCAGTCCTGGACAAGATG CTGGATCAGACCACGGACTTTGAGGAGCGGAAGCTCATCCGAGCCGCGCTACGTGAGCTCCGACAAAGGAAAAGAG ACCAGCGGGACAAGGAGCGGGAGCAGCGGCTGCAGGAGGCACGGGCCCGGCCAGGGGAGGGCCGAGGCAACACGGCCACCGAGACCACCACACGGCACAGCCAGCGGGCAGCCGATGGCTCGGCCGTCAGCACCGTCACCAAGACTGAGCGGCTCGTCCACTCCA ATGACGGCACTCGGACGGCCCGCACCACCACGGTGGAGTCGAGTTTCATGAGGCGCTCGGAGA atggCGGTGGCAGCACCATGGTGCAAACCAAGACCTTCTCTTCGTCCTCCTCCAAGAAGATGGGCAG catctTCGACCGCGAGGACCAGAGCAGCCCGCGGCCCGGCAGCCTGGCGGCGCTCGAGAAACGCCAGGCGGAGAAGAAAAAAGAGCTGATGAAGGCGCAGAGCCTGCCCAAGACCTCGGCGTCCCAGGCGCGCAAAGCCATGATAGAGAAGCTGGAGAAAGAGGGCGCCGCGGG CCCGGGCGCGCCCCGCGCAGCCGTGCAGCGCTCCACCAGCTTCGGGGTCCCCAACGCCAACAGCATCAAGCAAATGTTGCTGGATTGGTGTCGCGCCAAGACACGTGGCTACGAG CACGTGGACATCCAGAACTTCTCCTCGAGCTGGAGCGACGGCATGGCCTTCTGTGCCCTGGTGCACAACTTCTTCCCAGAGGCCTTTGACTACGCGCAGCTCAGCCCCCAGAACCGGCGCCAGAACTTCGAGGTGGCCTTCTCGTCCGCTGA GACCCATGCGGACTGCCCGCAGCTCCTGGATACAGAGGACATGGTGCGGCTTCGAGAGCCCGACTGGAAGTGCGTGTACACGTACATCCAGGAGTTCTACCGCTGTCTGGTCCAGAAGGGACTGGTAAAAACCAAAAAGTCCTAA
- the SMTN gene encoding smoothelin isoform X2: MADEALAGLDEGALRKLLEVTADLAERRRIRSAIRELQRQELEREEEALASKRFRAERQDNKENWLHSEQREAEQQAALARLAGQLESMNDVEELTTLLRGAAEYEERKLIRAAIRRVRAQEIEAATVAGRLCSGRPNSGSRDDGQGRAAAHRLERREVPERKEQEQQAEVLEPTPTPPEVISQDVTSVTLLLRAPAGGTPSSAASPDSSPPTASPEPPLEPAGPQCPAAEAPGSPEPPASPPRATASPEPQEPPASSGTERQVTNTLLPGPTEPPAAQGPARGPSDTKRSDPAGPRPCQRSLSVLSPRQPAQNREPTPLATGPSPFQRAGSVRDRVRKFTSDSPATARLQDGPPQAALGPQTPAKLLGPSLISTTPASSSSGSSSRSAGGNTSSRFSKEPRGIARPLAQLQSCPREEGPQGRGLAARSLENRAGGPGACSEEPSAPQPVAVGTAAEPGGSMKTTFTIEIKDGRGQASTGRVLLPTGNQRAELTLGLRAPPTLLSTSSGGKSTITHVSSPGTLTRLGSVTHVTSLSHASPGNRGGYSFKAAEDAGTPVAHPPAFSTRRRSSSGPTRSSSLMEPEPVEPPSVAVEAANGTEQTRMDKAPEGRTPLSAKELMAIEDEAVLDKMLDQTTDFEERKLIRAALRELRQRKRDQRDKEREQRLQEARARPGEGRGNTATETTTRHSQRAADGSAVSTVTKTERLVHSNDGTRTARTTTVESSFMRRSENGGGSTMVQTKTFSSSSSKKMGSIFDREDQSSPRPGSLAALEKRQAEKKKELMKAQSLPKTSASQARKAMIEKLEKEGAAGPGAPRAAVQRSTSFGVPNANSIKQMLLDWCRAKTRGYEHVDIQNFSSSWSDGMAFCALVHNFFPEAFDYAQLSPQNRRQNFEVAFSSAEMLVDCVPLVEVEDMMIMGKKPDPKCVFTYVQSLYNHLRRHELRLRGKNV; encoded by the exons ATGGCGGACGAAGCCTTAGCTGGGCTGGACGAGGGAGCCCTTCGGAAGCTG CTGGAGGTCACGGCAGATCTGGCGGAGCGGCGCCGCATCCGTTCGGCCATCCGAGAGCTGCAGCGGCAGGAGCTGGAGCGCGAGGAGGAGGCCCTGGCATCCAAGCGCTTCCGTGCCGAGCGGCAGGACAACAAGGAGAACTGGCTGCA CTCCGAGCAGCGGGAAGCTGAGCAGCAGGCCGCCCTGGCACGGCTGGCGGGACAGCTGGAGTCCATGAATGACGTGGAGGAACTGACCACGCTG CTGCGAGGTGCTGCGGAATACGAGGAACGCAAGTTGATCCGAGCTGCCATCCGCCGCGTCCGGGCTCAGGAGATCGAGG CTGCCACCGTGGCCGGGAGGTTGTGCAGCGGGCGTCCCAACAGCGGCTCGCGAGACGACGGCCAGGGACGGGCGGCGGCACACAGGCTCGAACGGCGTGAG GTGCCGGAGCGAAAGGAACAGGAGCAGCAAGCAGAGGTCCTAGAGCCAACCCCAACCCCCCCTGAGGTCATCAGCCAGGATGTGACCTCAGTGACACTCCTGCTGAGGGCCCCTGCCGGAGGCACACCCAGCTCAGCTGCCTCACCAGACAGCTCCCCCCCGACCGCCTCTCCCGAGCCTCCCCTGGAGCCTGCTGGGCCGCAGTGCCCCGCTGCTGAAGCTCCAGGCAGCCCTGAGCCACCCGCCAGCCCCCCCAGGGCCACCgccagccctgagccccaggagCCACCAGCCTCTTCTGGCACCGAGAGGCAGGTGACCAACACG ctcctgcctggtcccacagagccccctgctgcccagggccctgccagaGGCCCCTCCGACACAAAGAGATCAG ACCCAGCCGGACCCCGACCCTGCCAACGCTCCCTGTCCGTGCTCAGCCCCCGCCAGCCAGCCCAGAACCGAG AGCCCACCCCCCTTGCCACCGGACCTTCCCCGTTCCAGCGGGCTGGCTCTGTGCGGGACCGCGTCCGCAAGTTCACATCCGATTCTCCCGCGACTGCCAGGCTCCAGGACGGCCCACCCCAGGCTGCCCTTGGTCCCCAGACCCCTGCGAagctcctgggcccctccctcatcagcaccacccctgcctcctcctccagcgGCTCCTCCTCTCGGAGTGCCGGTGGCAACACCTCCTCCCGGTTCAGCAAGGAGCCACGAGGCATAGCTCGGCCCCTGGCCCAGCTTCAAAGCTGCCCCCGAGAGGAGGGCCCTCAGGGGCGGGGCTTGGCTGCCAGGTCCCTTGAAAACAGAGCAGGGGGGCCCGGGGCCTGCTCAGAGGAGCCCAGTGCCCCGCAGCCCGTGGCTGTCGGCACTGCTGCCGAGCCCGGGGGCAGTATGAAGACCACATTCACCATCGAGATCAAGGATGGCCGTGGCCAGGCCTCCACGGGCCGGGTCCTGCTGCCCACGGGCAACCAGAGGGCAG AACTGACGCTGGGGCTGCGGGCGCCCCCCACGCTCCTCAGCACCAGCAGTGGGGGCAAGAGCACCATCACCCACGTCAGCAGCCCCGGGACCCTGACCCGGCTGGGCAGTGTCACTCATGTCACCAGCCTCAGCCATGCCTCCCCCGGTAACCGAGGAGGCTACAGCTTCAAG gccgctGAGGATGCCGGGACCCCCGTGGCCCACCCGCCTGCCTTCAGCACCCGCCGCCGCTCCTCCAGCGGCCCCACCCGCAGCAGCAGTCTC atgGAGCCAGAGCCAGTGGAGCCCCCCTCCGTGGCCGTGGAAGCAGCCAATGGCACAGAGCAGACCCGGATGGACAAAGCACCAGAGGGGCGGACCCCACTGAGCGCCAAGGAGCTGATGGCTATCGAGGATGAAGCAGTCCTGGACAAGATG CTGGATCAGACCACGGACTTTGAGGAGCGGAAGCTCATCCGAGCCGCGCTACGTGAGCTCCGACAAAGGAAAAGAG ACCAGCGGGACAAGGAGCGGGAGCAGCGGCTGCAGGAGGCACGGGCCCGGCCAGGGGAGGGCCGAGGCAACACGGCCACCGAGACCACCACACGGCACAGCCAGCGGGCAGCCGATGGCTCGGCCGTCAGCACCGTCACCAAGACTGAGCGGCTCGTCCACTCCA ATGACGGCACTCGGACGGCCCGCACCACCACGGTGGAGTCGAGTTTCATGAGGCGCTCGGAGA atggCGGTGGCAGCACCATGGTGCAAACCAAGACCTTCTCTTCGTCCTCCTCCAAGAAGATGGGCAG catctTCGACCGCGAGGACCAGAGCAGCCCGCGGCCCGGCAGCCTGGCGGCGCTCGAGAAACGCCAGGCGGAGAAGAAAAAAGAGCTGATGAAGGCGCAGAGCCTGCCCAAGACCTCGGCGTCCCAGGCGCGCAAAGCCATGATAGAGAAGCTGGAGAAAGAGGGCGCCGCGGG CCCGGGCGCGCCCCGCGCAGCCGTGCAGCGCTCCACCAGCTTCGGGGTCCCCAACGCCAACAGCATCAAGCAAATGTTGCTGGATTGGTGTCGCGCCAAGACACGTGGCTACGAG CACGTGGACATCCAGAACTTCTCCTCGAGCTGGAGCGACGGCATGGCCTTCTGTGCCCTGGTGCACAACTTCTTCCCAGAGGCCTTTGACTACGCGCAGCTCAGCCCCCAGAACCGGCGCCAGAACTTCGAGGTGGCCTTCTCGTCCGCTGA GATGCTGGTGGACTGCGTGCCCCTGGTCGAGGTCGAGGACATGATGATCATGGGCAAGAAGCCCGACCCCAAGTGCGTCTTCACCTACGTGCAGTCGCTCTACAACCACCTGCGGCGCCACGAGCTGCGCCTGCGCGGCAAGAACGTCTAA
- the SMTN gene encoding smoothelin isoform X7, producing the protein MADEALAGLDEGALRKLLEVTADLAERRRIRSAIRELQRQELEREEEALASKRFRAERQDNKENWLHSEQREAEQQAALARLAGQLESMNDVEELTTLLRGAAEYEERKLIRAAIRRVRAQEIEAATVAGRLCSGRPNSGSRDDGQGRAAAHRLERREVPERKEQEQQAEVLEPTPTPPEVISQDVTSVTLLLRAPAGGTPSSAASPDSSPPTASPEPPLEPAGPQCPAAEAPGSPEPPASPPRATASPEPQEPPASSGTERQVTNTLLPGPTEPPAAQGPARGPSDTKRSDPAGPRPCQRSLSVLSPRQPAQNREPTPLATGPSPFQRAGSVRDRVRKFTSDSPATARLQDGPPQAALGPQTPAKLLGPSLISTTPASSSSGSSSRSAGGNTSSRFSKEPRGIARPLAQLQSCPREEGPQGRGLAARSLENRAGGPGACSEEPSAPQPVAVGTAAEPGGSMKTTFTIEIKDGRGQASTGRVLLPTGNQRAELTLGLRAPPTLLSTSSGGKSTITHVSSPGTLTRLGSVTHVTSLSHASPGNRGGYSFKMEPEPVEPPSVAVEAANGTEQTRMDKAPEGRTPLSAKELMAIEDEAVLDKMLDQTTDFEERKLIRAALRELRQRKRDQRDKEREQRLQEARARPGEGRGNTATETTTRHSQRAADGSAVSTVTKTERLVHSNDGTRTARTTTVESSFMRRSENGGGSTMVQTKTFSSSSSKKMGSIFDREDQSSPRPGSLAALEKRQAEKKKELMKAQSLPKTSASQARKAMIEKLEKEGAAGSPGAPRAAVQRSTSFGVPNANSIKQMLLDWCRAKTRGYEHVDIQNFSSSWSDGMAFCALVHNFFPEAFDYAQLSPQNRRQNFEVAFSSAEMLVDCVPLVEVEDMMIMGKKPDPKCVFTYVQSLYNHLRRHELRLRGKNV; encoded by the exons ATGGCGGACGAAGCCTTAGCTGGGCTGGACGAGGGAGCCCTTCGGAAGCTG CTGGAGGTCACGGCAGATCTGGCGGAGCGGCGCCGCATCCGTTCGGCCATCCGAGAGCTGCAGCGGCAGGAGCTGGAGCGCGAGGAGGAGGCCCTGGCATCCAAGCGCTTCCGTGCCGAGCGGCAGGACAACAAGGAGAACTGGCTGCA CTCCGAGCAGCGGGAAGCTGAGCAGCAGGCCGCCCTGGCACGGCTGGCGGGACAGCTGGAGTCCATGAATGACGTGGAGGAACTGACCACGCTG CTGCGAGGTGCTGCGGAATACGAGGAACGCAAGTTGATCCGAGCTGCCATCCGCCGCGTCCGGGCTCAGGAGATCGAGG CTGCCACCGTGGCCGGGAGGTTGTGCAGCGGGCGTCCCAACAGCGGCTCGCGAGACGACGGCCAGGGACGGGCGGCGGCACACAGGCTCGAACGGCGTGAG GTGCCGGAGCGAAAGGAACAGGAGCAGCAAGCAGAGGTCCTAGAGCCAACCCCAACCCCCCCTGAGGTCATCAGCCAGGATGTGACCTCAGTGACACTCCTGCTGAGGGCCCCTGCCGGAGGCACACCCAGCTCAGCTGCCTCACCAGACAGCTCCCCCCCGACCGCCTCTCCCGAGCCTCCCCTGGAGCCTGCTGGGCCGCAGTGCCCCGCTGCTGAAGCTCCAGGCAGCCCTGAGCCACCCGCCAGCCCCCCCAGGGCCACCgccagccctgagccccaggagCCACCAGCCTCTTCTGGCACCGAGAGGCAGGTGACCAACACG ctcctgcctggtcccacagagccccctgctgcccagggccctgccagaGGCCCCTCCGACACAAAGAGATCAG ACCCAGCCGGACCCCGACCCTGCCAACGCTCCCTGTCCGTGCTCAGCCCCCGCCAGCCAGCCCAGAACCGAG AGCCCACCCCCCTTGCCACCGGACCTTCCCCGTTCCAGCGGGCTGGCTCTGTGCGGGACCGCGTCCGCAAGTTCACATCCGATTCTCCCGCGACTGCCAGGCTCCAGGACGGCCCACCCCAGGCTGCCCTTGGTCCCCAGACCCCTGCGAagctcctgggcccctccctcatcagcaccacccctgcctcctcctccagcgGCTCCTCCTCTCGGAGTGCCGGTGGCAACACCTCCTCCCGGTTCAGCAAGGAGCCACGAGGCATAGCTCGGCCCCTGGCCCAGCTTCAAAGCTGCCCCCGAGAGGAGGGCCCTCAGGGGCGGGGCTTGGCTGCCAGGTCCCTTGAAAACAGAGCAGGGGGGCCCGGGGCCTGCTCAGAGGAGCCCAGTGCCCCGCAGCCCGTGGCTGTCGGCACTGCTGCCGAGCCCGGGGGCAGTATGAAGACCACATTCACCATCGAGATCAAGGATGGCCGTGGCCAGGCCTCCACGGGCCGGGTCCTGCTGCCCACGGGCAACCAGAGGGCAG AACTGACGCTGGGGCTGCGGGCGCCCCCCACGCTCCTCAGCACCAGCAGTGGGGGCAAGAGCACCATCACCCACGTCAGCAGCCCCGGGACCCTGACCCGGCTGGGCAGTGTCACTCATGTCACCAGCCTCAGCCATGCCTCCCCCGGTAACCGAGGAGGCTACAGCTTCAAG atgGAGCCAGAGCCAGTGGAGCCCCCCTCCGTGGCCGTGGAAGCAGCCAATGGCACAGAGCAGACCCGGATGGACAAAGCACCAGAGGGGCGGACCCCACTGAGCGCCAAGGAGCTGATGGCTATCGAGGATGAAGCAGTCCTGGACAAGATG CTGGATCAGACCACGGACTTTGAGGAGCGGAAGCTCATCCGAGCCGCGCTACGTGAGCTCCGACAAAGGAAAAGAG ACCAGCGGGACAAGGAGCGGGAGCAGCGGCTGCAGGAGGCACGGGCCCGGCCAGGGGAGGGCCGAGGCAACACGGCCACCGAGACCACCACACGGCACAGCCAGCGGGCAGCCGATGGCTCGGCCGTCAGCACCGTCACCAAGACTGAGCGGCTCGTCCACTCCA ATGACGGCACTCGGACGGCCCGCACCACCACGGTGGAGTCGAGTTTCATGAGGCGCTCGGAGA atggCGGTGGCAGCACCATGGTGCAAACCAAGACCTTCTCTTCGTCCTCCTCCAAGAAGATGGGCAG catctTCGACCGCGAGGACCAGAGCAGCCCGCGGCCCGGCAGCCTGGCGGCGCTCGAGAAACGCCAGGCGGAGAAGAAAAAAGAGCTGATGAAGGCGCAGAGCCTGCCCAAGACCTCGGCGTCCCAGGCGCGCAAAGCCATGATAGAGAAGCTGGAGAAAGAGGGCGCCGCGGG CAGCCCGGGCGCGCCCCGCGCAGCCGTGCAGCGCTCCACCAGCTTCGGGGTCCCCAACGCCAACAGCATCAAGCAAATGTTGCTGGATTGGTGTCGCGCCAAGACACGTGGCTACGAG CACGTGGACATCCAGAACTTCTCCTCGAGCTGGAGCGACGGCATGGCCTTCTGTGCCCTGGTGCACAACTTCTTCCCAGAGGCCTTTGACTACGCGCAGCTCAGCCCCCAGAACCGGCGCCAGAACTTCGAGGTGGCCTTCTCGTCCGCTGA GATGCTGGTGGACTGCGTGCCCCTGGTCGAGGTCGAGGACATGATGATCATGGGCAAGAAGCCCGACCCCAAGTGCGTCTTCACCTACGTGCAGTCGCTCTACAACCACCTGCGGCGCCACGAGCTGCGCCTGCGCGGCAAGAACGTCTAA
- the SMTN gene encoding smoothelin isoform X12, with amino-acid sequence MADEALAGLDEGALRKLLEVTADLAERRRIRSAIRELQRQELEREEEALASKRFRAERQDNKENWLHSEQREAEQQAALARLAGQLESMNDVEELTTLLRGAAEYEERKLIRAAIRRVRAQEIEAATVAGRLCSGRPNSGSRDDGQGRAAAHRLERREVPERKEQEQQAEVLEPTPTPPEVISQDVTSVTLLLRAPAGGTPSSAASPDSSPPTASPEPPLEPAGPQCPAAEAPGSPEPPASPPRATASPEPQEPPASSGTERQVTNTLLPGPTEPPAAQGPARGPSDTKRSDPAGPRPCQRSLSVLSPRQPAQNREPTPLATGPSPFQRAGSVRDRVRKFTSDSPATARLQDGPPQAALGPQTPAKLLGPSLISTTPASSSSGSSSRSAGGNTSSRFSKEPRGIARPLAQLQSCPREEGPQGRGLAARSLENRAGGPGACSEEPSAPQPVAVGTAAEPGGSMKTTFTIEIKDGRGQASTGRVLLPTGNQRAELTLGLRAPPTLLSTSSGGKSTITHVSSPGTLTRLGSVTHVTSLSHASPGNRGGYSFKMEPEPVEPPSVAVEAANGTEQTRMDKAPEGRTPLSAKELMAIEDEAVLDKMLDQTTDFEERKLIRAALRELRQRKRDGGGSTMVQTKTFSSSSSKKMGSIFDREDQSSPRPGSLAALEKRQAEKKKELMKAQSLPKTSASQARKAMIEKLEKEGAAGSPGAPRAAVQRSTSFGVPNANSIKQMLLDWCRAKTRGYEHVDIQNFSSSWSDGMAFCALVHNFFPEAFDYAQLSPQNRRQNFEVAFSSAETHADCPQLLDTEDMVRLREPDWKCVYTYIQEFYRCLVQKGLVKTKKS; translated from the exons ATGGCGGACGAAGCCTTAGCTGGGCTGGACGAGGGAGCCCTTCGGAAGCTG CTGGAGGTCACGGCAGATCTGGCGGAGCGGCGCCGCATCCGTTCGGCCATCCGAGAGCTGCAGCGGCAGGAGCTGGAGCGCGAGGAGGAGGCCCTGGCATCCAAGCGCTTCCGTGCCGAGCGGCAGGACAACAAGGAGAACTGGCTGCA CTCCGAGCAGCGGGAAGCTGAGCAGCAGGCCGCCCTGGCACGGCTGGCGGGACAGCTGGAGTCCATGAATGACGTGGAGGAACTGACCACGCTG CTGCGAGGTGCTGCGGAATACGAGGAACGCAAGTTGATCCGAGCTGCCATCCGCCGCGTCCGGGCTCAGGAGATCGAGG CTGCCACCGTGGCCGGGAGGTTGTGCAGCGGGCGTCCCAACAGCGGCTCGCGAGACGACGGCCAGGGACGGGCGGCGGCACACAGGCTCGAACGGCGTGAG GTGCCGGAGCGAAAGGAACAGGAGCAGCAAGCAGAGGTCCTAGAGCCAACCCCAACCCCCCCTGAGGTCATCAGCCAGGATGTGACCTCAGTGACACTCCTGCTGAGGGCCCCTGCCGGAGGCACACCCAGCTCAGCTGCCTCACCAGACAGCTCCCCCCCGACCGCCTCTCCCGAGCCTCCCCTGGAGCCTGCTGGGCCGCAGTGCCCCGCTGCTGAAGCTCCAGGCAGCCCTGAGCCACCCGCCAGCCCCCCCAGGGCCACCgccagccctgagccccaggagCCACCAGCCTCTTCTGGCACCGAGAGGCAGGTGACCAACACG ctcctgcctggtcccacagagccccctgctgcccagggccctgccagaGGCCCCTCCGACACAAAGAGATCAG ACCCAGCCGGACCCCGACCCTGCCAACGCTCCCTGTCCGTGCTCAGCCCCCGCCAGCCAGCCCAGAACCGAG AGCCCACCCCCCTTGCCACCGGACCTTCCCCGTTCCAGCGGGCTGGCTCTGTGCGGGACCGCGTCCGCAAGTTCACATCCGATTCTCCCGCGACTGCCAGGCTCCAGGACGGCCCACCCCAGGCTGCCCTTGGTCCCCAGACCCCTGCGAagctcctgggcccctccctcatcagcaccacccctgcctcctcctccagcgGCTCCTCCTCTCGGAGTGCCGGTGGCAACACCTCCTCCCGGTTCAGCAAGGAGCCACGAGGCATAGCTCGGCCCCTGGCCCAGCTTCAAAGCTGCCCCCGAGAGGAGGGCCCTCAGGGGCGGGGCTTGGCTGCCAGGTCCCTTGAAAACAGAGCAGGGGGGCCCGGGGCCTGCTCAGAGGAGCCCAGTGCCCCGCAGCCCGTGGCTGTCGGCACTGCTGCCGAGCCCGGGGGCAGTATGAAGACCACATTCACCATCGAGATCAAGGATGGCCGTGGCCAGGCCTCCACGGGCCGGGTCCTGCTGCCCACGGGCAACCAGAGGGCAG AACTGACGCTGGGGCTGCGGGCGCCCCCCACGCTCCTCAGCACCAGCAGTGGGGGCAAGAGCACCATCACCCACGTCAGCAGCCCCGGGACCCTGACCCGGCTGGGCAGTGTCACTCATGTCACCAGCCTCAGCCATGCCTCCCCCGGTAACCGAGGAGGCTACAGCTTCAAG atgGAGCCAGAGCCAGTGGAGCCCCCCTCCGTGGCCGTGGAAGCAGCCAATGGCACAGAGCAGACCCGGATGGACAAAGCACCAGAGGGGCGGACCCCACTGAGCGCCAAGGAGCTGATGGCTATCGAGGATGAAGCAGTCCTGGACAAGATG CTGGATCAGACCACGGACTTTGAGGAGCGGAAGCTCATCCGAGCCGCGCTACGTGAGCTCCGACAAAGGAAAAGAG atggCGGTGGCAGCACCATGGTGCAAACCAAGACCTTCTCTTCGTCCTCCTCCAAGAAGATGGGCAG catctTCGACCGCGAGGACCAGAGCAGCCCGCGGCCCGGCAGCCTGGCGGCGCTCGAGAAACGCCAGGCGGAGAAGAAAAAAGAGCTGATGAAGGCGCAGAGCCTGCCCAAGACCTCGGCGTCCCAGGCGCGCAAAGCCATGATAGAGAAGCTGGAGAAAGAGGGCGCCGCGGG CAGCCCGGGCGCGCCCCGCGCAGCCGTGCAGCGCTCCACCAGCTTCGGGGTCCCCAACGCCAACAGCATCAAGCAAATGTTGCTGGATTGGTGTCGCGCCAAGACACGTGGCTACGAG CACGTGGACATCCAGAACTTCTCCTCGAGCTGGAGCGACGGCATGGCCTTCTGTGCCCTGGTGCACAACTTCTTCCCAGAGGCCTTTGACTACGCGCAGCTCAGCCCCCAGAACCGGCGCCAGAACTTCGAGGTGGCCTTCTCGTCCGCTGA GACCCATGCGGACTGCCCGCAGCTCCTGGATACAGAGGACATGGTGCGGCTTCGAGAGCCCGACTGGAAGTGCGTGTACACGTACATCCAGGAGTTCTACCGCTGTCTGGTCCAGAAGGGACTGGTAAAAACCAAAAAGTCCTAA